The Clostridium chauvoei genome has a window encoding:
- the cobM gene encoding precorrin-4 C(11)-methyltransferase, with translation MVYFIGAGPGDVDLITVKGRDILSKADIVIYAGSLVSSEHLDFCKEDVEIFNSAKMTLDEVIDVIKENKDKLIVRLHTGDPSIYGAIKEQMDELSKVNIDYKVIPGVSSFTAAASAINREFTLPSITQTVILTRVEGRTPVPETEDLEKLASIGASMAIFLSISMIDKVVEKLRNGYGRNVPIAVVERATWQDERVLIGTLDDIGEKVKEAGIKKCAQILVGDFIDCKYEKSLLYDKGFTHMFREAKK, from the coding sequence ATGGTTTATTTTATAGGAGCTGGACCTGGGGATGTTGATTTAATAACTGTAAAGGGAAGAGACATCTTAAGTAAGGCAGATATAGTTATATATGCAGGTTCACTAGTTAGTAGTGAGCATTTAGATTTTTGCAAGGAGGATGTAGAAATCTTTAATTCAGCAAAAATGACCTTAGATGAGGTAATTGATGTAATAAAAGAAAATAAAGATAAGCTAATAGTTAGACTTCACACAGGAGATCCTTCAATTTATGGAGCTATAAAAGAACAAATGGATGAACTTTCTAAAGTAAATATAGATTATAAGGTTATACCAGGAGTTAGTTCATTTACAGCAGCAGCATCTGCTATTAATAGAGAGTTTACCCTTCCATCAATAACTCAAACAGTTATTTTAACTAGAGTAGAAGGGAGAACACCTGTACCAGAAACAGAAGATTTAGAAAAACTAGCATCTATTGGAGCATCTATGGCTATATTTTTATCAATATCAATGATAGATAAGGTTGTAGAAAAATTAAGAAATGGTTATGGAAGAAATGTTCCAATAGCTGTTGTAGAAAGAGCAACTTGGCAAGATGAGAGAGTACTTATTGGAACTTTAGATGATATAGGAGAAAAGGTTAAAGAAGCAGGAATAAAAAAATGCGCCCAAATACTAGTAGGAGACTTTATAGACTGCAAATATGAAAAGAGCCTTTTATATGATAAAGGGTTTACTCATATGTTTAGAGAGGCTAAGAAATAA
- a CDS encoding cobalt-factor II C(20)-methyltransferase: MAVLYGIGVGPGDSELITVKGVRAIEASDVIVAPSAIDGGESIALETAKDYIKEGTEIIIKHFPMGTKDRVLKAKAAYDLIEEKLREGKNVSFLTIGDPYVYSTYIHLLKHIEERGFKVKTIPGITSFCAAASIVDRTLVVGNNPLMVLPATRVSDIKDEKYVVIMKVYKHEEEVINVLEEKGFDYVYVSKAGREGQRILKDKEEIINSKEYMSLILASKE; the protein is encoded by the coding sequence ATGGCGGTATTATATGGAATAGGCGTAGGGCCAGGAGATAGTGAATTAATTACAGTAAAGGGAGTTAGGGCTATAGAAGCTTCAGATGTAATTGTAGCTCCAAGTGCTATAGATGGTGGAGAAAGTATAGCTTTAGAAACTGCAAAGGATTATATAAAAGAAGGAACAGAAATAATAATAAAACACTTTCCTATGGGAACTAAAGATAGGGTTTTAAAGGCAAAGGCAGCTTATGATTTAATAGAAGAAAAATTAAGAGAAGGAAAAAATGTTTCATTTTTAACTATAGGAGATCCTTATGTATATAGTACATATATTCATTTATTAAAACATATTGAAGAAAGAGGTTTTAAGGTAAAAACAATACCAGGTATAACTTCTTTTTGTGCAGCAGCTAGTATAGTTGATAGAACTTTAGTTGTAGGAAATAATCCTCTTATGGTTTTACCAGCAACAAGAGTTAGTGATATTAAAGATGAAAAATATGTTGTTATAATGAAGGTTTATAAACATGAGGAAGAAGTTATAAATGTTTTAGAAGAAAAAGGCTTTGATTATGTATATGTTAGTAAAGCTGGAAGAGAAGGTCAAAGAATATTAAAAGATAAAGAAGAAATAATAAATTCTAAAGAATATATGTCATTAATATTAGCAAGTAAAGAGTAG
- the cbiT gene encoding precorrin-6Y C5,15-methyltransferase (decarboxylating) subunit CbiT, with product MILIKDEEFIRGNCPMTKEDIRALSIFKLELKDDSKVLDIGSGTGSITVQASKISYNGQIYSIEKDEEAIEVTKKNIEKFKCENIELFKGEALDILDTLKKQNKKFDSIFIGGSSGSLEKIILDCNELIKDCGNIVMNFITIDNAYKAIDLMRSLNYKIDISMVNISKNRGDSYMMIANNPIYIVKAIRREI from the coding sequence ATGATTTTAATTAAAGATGAGGAATTTATTAGAGGAAATTGCCCAATGACCAAGGAAGATATAAGAGCTTTAAGTATTTTTAAACTAGAGTTAAAAGATGATTCAAAAGTTTTAGATATAGGCTCAGGTACTGGAAGTATAACTGTACAAGCTTCTAAAATATCATATAATGGACAAATTTATTCAATAGAAAAAGATGAAGAAGCAATAGAAGTAACAAAGAAGAATATAGAAAAATTCAAATGTGAAAATATAGAATTATTTAAAGGTGAAGCTTTAGATATATTAGATACACTTAAAAAACAAAATAAAAAGTTTGACTCTATATTTATAGGTGGAAGCTCAGGAAGTTTAGAAAAAATAATTTTAGATTGCAATGAATTAATTAAAGATTGTGGGAATATAGTTATGAATTTTATAACTATAGATAATGCCTATAAAGCAATAGATCTTATGAGAAGTTTAAATTACAAAATAGATATATCGATGGTTAATATAAGTAAAAATAGAGGCGATAGCTATATGATGATAGCTAACAATCCTATTTATATAGTTAAGGCAATAAGGAGAGAAATTTAA